One stretch of Sulfuricystis multivorans DNA includes these proteins:
- the fliF gene encoding flagellar basal-body MS-ring/collar protein FliF gives MAEPVAASPAFPFGLAALSRLDARQKLMALAMVALAVALLIGAWLWTREPPYGVLFSNLSDQDGGQIVAALQQQNIPYKISEGGGAILVPVGQVHEARLKLASQGLPKGGLVGFELMENQKLGISQFAEQINYQRGLEGELARSIQALGAVRAARVHLAIPKQTAFLRDDLKPSASVLVSLQPGRTLEPAQIAGIVHLVSSSVPQLSPANVSVIDQDGKLISQRLDGFRNDNLNPSQLGYVREVEAQYVKRIETILEPLLGKGNFRTQVAAEIDFSQVEQVEESYQPNPNPRTAIRSQQTSESGAGNPPALGVPGALTNQPPVPATAPITTPPVAGATAAGGAAAGNYTRNATINYELDKTVRHTRATPGAVKRLSVAVAVNHKRPLDKDGKPGKAVPPSAEELKRINDLVRESIGFDEKRGDTINVAAANFVQAEPEAIPELPLWKDPALIGFVREMLPYLGFILVALFVWIKLVKPVIEMFKAAAVAEKAASEENLATEPSVGGEAPLGPHPPTLDERLQKARELAQQEPKLVAEMVKEWMGAGT, from the coding sequence ATGGCTGAACCGGTTGCTGCCTCGCCCGCCTTTCCTTTCGGTCTGGCCGCCCTATCCCGACTCGACGCCCGCCAGAAGCTCATGGCGCTGGCGATGGTCGCGCTGGCGGTTGCGCTGTTGATCGGGGCATGGCTGTGGACGCGCGAACCGCCCTATGGCGTGCTGTTCTCCAATCTCTCCGATCAGGACGGCGGCCAGATCGTCGCTGCGCTGCAGCAGCAGAACATCCCCTACAAAATCTCCGAGGGCGGCGGCGCGATCCTGGTGCCGGTCGGCCAAGTGCATGAAGCGCGGCTGAAACTCGCCTCGCAGGGGCTGCCCAAAGGCGGGCTGGTCGGCTTCGAGCTGATGGAGAACCAGAAGCTCGGCATCAGCCAGTTCGCCGAGCAGATCAATTACCAACGTGGTCTCGAAGGGGAGCTTGCGCGCTCGATCCAGGCGCTCGGCGCAGTGCGCGCCGCGCGCGTGCATCTGGCGATCCCGAAGCAAACCGCATTCCTGCGCGACGACCTGAAGCCCTCGGCCTCGGTGCTGGTCAGCCTGCAGCCGGGGCGCACCCTCGAACCGGCGCAGATCGCCGGCATCGTGCATCTGGTGTCCTCGTCGGTTCCGCAGCTCTCCCCGGCCAACGTCAGCGTGATCGACCAGGACGGCAAGCTGATCTCGCAGCGTCTCGACGGTTTCCGCAACGACAACCTGAACCCCAGCCAGCTCGGCTATGTCAGGGAGGTCGAGGCGCAGTACGTCAAGCGCATCGAAACGATCCTCGAGCCTTTGCTCGGCAAGGGCAACTTTCGCACCCAGGTGGCGGCCGAGATCGACTTCAGCCAGGTCGAGCAAGTCGAAGAGAGTTATCAGCCGAATCCGAATCCAAGGACCGCGATCCGCAGCCAGCAGACCAGCGAGAGCGGCGCGGGCAACCCGCCGGCGCTCGGCGTGCCCGGGGCGCTGACCAACCAGCCGCCGGTGCCGGCCACCGCGCCGATCACCACGCCGCCGGTGGCCGGCGCCACGGCGGCGGGTGGCGCCGCTGCCGGCAATTACACCCGCAATGCGACGATCAACTACGAGCTCGACAAGACCGTGCGCCATACCCGCGCCACGCCCGGTGCCGTCAAGCGCCTATCAGTGGCCGTGGCGGTCAACCACAAACGCCCGCTGGACAAGGATGGCAAGCCGGGCAAGGCGGTACCGCCCTCCGCCGAAGAATTGAAGCGCATCAACGACCTGGTGCGTGAATCGATCGGCTTCGACGAGAAGCGCGGCGACACGATCAACGTCGCCGCGGCGAATTTCGTCCAGGCGGAACCCGAAGCAATCCCCGAGCTGCCGCTGTGGAAAGATCCGGCGCTGATCGGTTTCGTGCGTGAGATGCTACCCTATCTGGGTTTCATTCTGGTCGCGCTGTTCGTCTGGATCAAGCTCGTCAAGCCGGTCATCGAAATGTTCAAGGCCGCCGCCGTGGCCGAAAAAGCGGCCAGCGAGGAAAATCTTGCCACGGAACCCTCGGTCGGCGGCGAAGCGCCGCTCGGGCCGCATCCGCCGACACTCGATGAACGCCTGCAAAAGGCGCGTGAACTCGCGCAGCAGGAACCGAAACTGGTCGCCGAGATGGTGAAGGAGTGGATGGGTGCCGGGACCTGA
- a CDS encoding flagellar assembly protein FliH encodes MSATSNLTAWERWELASFEEDVALAPPPAAAPAAGEQPPAALERAEIERICAEAREEGYQAGFHAGFQEGMRKGYTSGEAAVQAEAERIRQAADMLDRTLKEFDQQVADELVALAIEIARQVVRHEVTLKPESIVAVVSEALSQLPHQHATIHLNPQDAALVRAGIGETLGHAGHRIFEEPRLKPGECLLEAGASQIDASLATRWRRVIEGLGSDVPWHVED; translated from the coding sequence ATGTCCGCGACCTCGAACCTCACCGCCTGGGAACGCTGGGAGCTGGCCAGTTTCGAAGAGGACGTCGCGCTCGCGCCGCCGCCTGCTGCGGCGCCGGCGGCCGGCGAGCAGCCCCCCGCGGCGTTGGAGCGGGCGGAAATCGAGCGCATTTGCGCCGAGGCGCGCGAAGAAGGCTATCAGGCCGGCTTCCACGCCGGTTTTCAGGAGGGCATGCGCAAAGGCTATACCTCGGGCGAAGCCGCCGTTCAGGCCGAGGCCGAGCGCATCCGCCAGGCCGCCGACATGCTCGATCGGACGTTGAAGGAATTCGACCAGCAGGTCGCCGACGAATTGGTGGCGCTGGCGATCGAGATCGCCCGCCAAGTGGTACGTCATGAAGTGACACTCAAGCCGGAATCGATCGTTGCTGTCGTCAGCGAGGCGCTGTCGCAGCTGCCGCACCAACATGCCACGATCCACCTCAATCCCCAGGATGCCGCGCTGGTGCGCGCCGGGATCGGCGAGACACTCGGCCATGCCGGGCATCGCATCTTCGAGGAACCTCGCCTCAAACCGGGCGAGTGCCTGCTGGAAGCGGGGGCAAGCCAGATCGACGCCTCGCTCGCGACGCGCTGGCGGCGGGTGATCGAAGGTCTGGGCAGCGACGTGCCCTGGCACGTCGAGGACTAG
- a CDS encoding sensor histidine kinase yields MNIVEPAPSPTRGPDADPAKLAEAFRLFNQVSEELSSAYGALEKQVERLTAELAAANAEAQRLREEAERNKRLTAMGEMAAQLAHQLRTPLAAALLYAGNLETPGLPEGTRILLAQKTVERLKHLERLIQDMLLFARGEVLGRETFEIAELLGELVMTFEPLARARGVVFAVGAPPLGLTLTGNRKALGGALTNLLENALNAVAERPDGRIGLEVEADEASISFCIVDNGRGMPAEVVSRLFEPFFTTRAEGTGLGLAIARGVARAHGGGIEVDSAPGKGSTFRLIIGRGPNDLVAAEDG; encoded by the coding sequence ATGAACATCGTCGAACCCGCGCCGTCTCCGACCCGGGGGCCGGATGCCGATCCGGCAAAGCTGGCCGAGGCCTTCCGCCTATTCAACCAGGTCTCGGAAGAGCTTTCCAGCGCCTATGGTGCGCTCGAAAAACAGGTCGAGCGACTGACCGCCGAGTTGGCCGCCGCGAATGCCGAGGCACAGCGGCTGCGCGAAGAGGCCGAGCGCAACAAGCGGCTGACCGCGATGGGCGAGATGGCGGCGCAGCTTGCCCATCAATTGCGCACGCCGCTTGCCGCGGCGCTGCTTTACGCCGGCAATCTGGAAACGCCCGGTCTGCCGGAAGGGACGCGCATCCTGCTTGCCCAGAAGACCGTCGAGCGGCTCAAGCATCTCGAACGCCTGATCCAGGACATGCTGCTCTTTGCGCGTGGCGAGGTGCTCGGGCGCGAAACCTTCGAGATCGCTGAACTGCTCGGCGAGCTGGTGATGACCTTCGAACCGCTGGCGCGCGCGCGTGGCGTGGTCTTCGCGGTGGGCGCGCCGCCTCTCGGCCTGACACTGACCGGCAATCGCAAGGCCCTCGGCGGGGCGCTGACCAATCTACTCGAAAACGCGCTCAATGCGGTCGCCGAGCGCCCCGACGGCCGCATCGGCCTCGAAGTCGAGGCCGACGAGGCCTCGATTAGTTTTTGTATCGTCGACAACGGGCGCGGCATGCCGGCCGAGGTCGTCTCGAGGCTCTTCGAGCCCTTCTTCACCACGCGCGCCGAGGGCACTGGCCTTGGACTGGCGATCGCCCGCGGAGTGGCCCGCGCGCATGGCGGCGGCATCGAGGTGGACTCTGCGCCTGGCAAAGGGAGCACGTTCCGGCTCATCATTGGGCGCGGGCCGAATGATCTCGTCGCGGCGGAGGATGGATGA
- the fliG gene encoding flagellar motor switch protein FliG has protein sequence MLLLSLGPDAAAEVLKNLGPREVQKLGHAMAGIKSVPREKVESLLDELEARAAKGAALAADEEMIRAMLTKALGDDKAANLIGRILQGSDTAGIESLKWMDAPTVADLIKNEHPQIIATILVHLEYDHAGEILKLFPERLRNDVLLRIATLDGVQPVALKELNEAMMRLMAGASGNVKKAAMGGVRHAAEILNFVGQAAETAIIDNVREYDPDLAQKILDEMFTFENLLDVDDRGIQLLLREEQSDSLILALKGASPELREKIFKNMSQRAAEMLKEDLESKGPVRLSEVEAEQKEIIKIARRLADEGQIQLGGKGGDDMMI, from the coding sequence ATGCTCCTGCTTTCGCTCGGTCCCGACGCGGCCGCCGAGGTGCTGAAGAACCTGGGGCCGCGCGAGGTGCAAAAGCTCGGCCATGCGATGGCCGGCATCAAGTCCGTGCCGCGCGAGAAGGTGGAAAGCCTGCTCGACGAGCTCGAAGCCCGCGCCGCGAAGGGCGCGGCTTTGGCGGCAGACGAGGAGATGATCCGCGCGATGCTCACCAAGGCCCTGGGTGACGACAAGGCGGCCAATCTGATCGGCCGCATCCTGCAAGGCAGCGACACCGCCGGCATCGAGAGCCTGAAATGGATGGATGCGCCGACGGTCGCGGATCTGATCAAGAACGAGCATCCGCAGATCATCGCCACGATCCTCGTCCATCTGGAATACGACCATGCCGGCGAGATCCTCAAGCTGTTTCCGGAGCGACTCAGAAACGACGTGCTGCTGAGGATTGCCACGCTCGACGGCGTGCAGCCGGTCGCATTGAAGGAGCTCAACGAGGCGATGATGCGCCTGATGGCCGGCGCCTCGGGCAACGTCAAGAAAGCAGCGATGGGCGGCGTGCGCCACGCGGCGGAAATCCTCAACTTCGTCGGCCAGGCCGCCGAGACGGCGATCATCGACAACGTGCGCGAATACGACCCGGATCTGGCGCAGAAGATCCTCGACGAGATGTTCACGTTCGAGAACCTGCTCGATGTCGATGACCGCGGCATCCAGCTGCTGCTGCGCGAGGAGCAATCCGACTCGCTGATCCTCGCGTTGAAGGGCGCCTCGCCCGAGCTGCGCGAAAAGATTTTCAAGAACATGTCCCAGCGCGCCGCCGAAATGCTCAAGGAAGACCTCGAATCGAAAGGCCCGGTGCGCCTTTCCGAAGTCGAGGCCGAACAGAAGGAAATCATCAAGATCGCCCGCCGTCTCGCCGATGAAGGACAGATCCAGCTCGGCGGCAAGGGCGGCGATGACATGATGATCTGA